A single region of the Pseudalkalibacillus berkeleyi genome encodes:
- the refZ gene encoding forespore capture DNA-binding protein RefZ encodes MNKAVSITKEKVAEAAANLFNNNGYSGTSVRDIAEKAGVNVSLISYYFGGKKGLLEFLMSSFLEGYLYVLEDAYKKLEKNSARSCLIKLIEEVIIYQQGRSQAARLVHREISIDTTLVREIMTTYLMKEKYYFNAILDKGVKQKEFNPMSKNMVTLQLRSMLFMPFLYPQYIKEVYQFSVNDRYFTSKYLSTIQDWVNDSLCINYDGKSLSGKENTEAPLAAP; translated from the coding sequence ATGAATAAGGCTGTATCCATCACCAAAGAGAAAGTAGCTGAAGCGGCAGCTAACCTTTTTAACAACAATGGCTATTCGGGAACATCCGTACGTGATATCGCTGAGAAAGCAGGAGTAAATGTCTCTTTAATCTCTTATTATTTTGGAGGAAAGAAGGGCTTACTAGAGTTTCTTATGTCTTCATTTCTAGAAGGATATCTTTATGTCTTAGAAGATGCCTATAAGAAGTTGGAGAAAAACTCTGCTCGAAGCTGTTTGATTAAGTTGATAGAAGAGGTCATCATTTATCAACAAGGACGATCCCAAGCGGCAAGACTAGTCCATAGGGAAATTAGCATCGATACAACACTTGTCCGTGAAATTATGACAACTTATTTAATGAAAGAGAAGTATTATTTTAATGCCATACTCGATAAAGGGGTTAAACAGAAGGAATTTAATCCAATGTCAAAGAACATGGTGACATTGCAACTTAGAAGTATGTTATTTATGCCTTTCTTATACCCACAATATATTAAAGAAGTTTATCAATTCTCAGTTAATGATCGATATTTTACATCTAAATATTTGAGCACCATCCAGGATTGGGTGAATGATTCGCTTTGTATTAACTATGACGGAAAATCTTTATCAGGAAAAGAAAATACCGAAGCACCGCTAGCAGCCCCTTAA
- the rpsD gene encoding 30S ribosomal protein S4, producing MARYTGPKWKISRRLGISLSGTGKELEKRPYAPGQHGPNQRKKMSEYGLQLQEKQKLRHMYGVNERQFRKMFDQAGNMNGIHGENFMILLESRLDNLVYRLGLARTRRQARQLVGHGHVTVDGKRVDIPSYRVAPGQVIGLREKSRNLDIVKEALEVSNFVPEYLTFDENKLEGSYTRYPERSELPAEITEALIVEFYSR from the coding sequence ATGGCTCGTTATACAGGACCAAAATGGAAAATCTCTCGTCGTCTAGGAATCTCTCTTAGTGGGACTGGGAAAGAATTAGAAAAGCGTCCTTACGCTCCTGGACAACATGGTCCAAACCAGCGTAAGAAGATGTCTGAATACGGATTACAACTTCAGGAGAAGCAAAAGCTTCGTCACATGTACGGTGTGAACGAACGTCAATTCCGTAAAATGTTTGATCAAGCTGGTAACATGAATGGTATCCACGGTGAAAACTTCATGATTCTTCTTGAATCACGTTTAGATAACCTTGTTTATCGTTTAGGACTTGCACGTACTCGTCGTCAAGCTCGTCAATTGGTTGGACACGGACACGTAACTGTAGATGGAAAGCGCGTTGACATCCCATCTTACCGTGTAGCACCAGGACAAGTTATCGGACTTCGTGAAAAGTCTCGCAACCTTGACATCGTTAAGGAAGCACTTGAAGTAAGCAACTTCGTACCAGAATACCTTACTTTCGACGAAAACAAGCTTGAAGGTTCTTACACTCGCTACCCTGAGCGTTCTGAACTTCCAGCTGAAATCACTGAAGCACTTATCGTTGAGTTCTACTCTCGTTAA
- a CDS encoding GAF domain-containing protein, translated as MFDVENYTGSREENYQMVIKQLKALLDGETNQIANLSNASALLNQFLTDVNWVGFYLMEEKGLVLGPFQGLPACVRIPVGRGVCGTAVQDRTTMLVEDVHQFPGHIACDAASRSEVVVPIVKNNQVIGVLDIDSPTPSRFDEIDKNYLEKFVEELQNHI; from the coding sequence ATGTTTGACGTCGAAAATTACACAGGCTCACGCGAAGAAAACTATCAAATGGTTATCAAGCAGTTGAAAGCATTGCTCGATGGAGAGACGAACCAAATTGCAAATCTTTCAAATGCCTCAGCATTATTGAATCAATTTTTAACAGACGTTAACTGGGTAGGTTTTTACTTAATGGAAGAAAAGGGTCTAGTACTCGGACCATTTCAGGGTCTACCAGCTTGCGTTAGAATCCCTGTTGGAAGAGGCGTTTGTGGAACAGCTGTTCAAGATAGAACAACGATGCTAGTAGAAGATGTGCATCAATTCCCAGGACATATCGCTTGTGATGCTGCATCAAGATCAGAGGTCGTCGTACCGATTGTTAAGAACAATCAGGTAATAGGTGTACTTGATATCGATAGTCCTACACCATCCCGATTTGATGAAATCGACAAGAATTATCTCGAAAAATTCGTCGAAGAATTACAGAACCATATATAA
- the megL gene encoding methionine gamma-lyase: protein MKKRIETEVIHSGYSSDQHHGALAPPIYPTSTFVFPNAETGEQRFAGEEEGYIYSRLGNPTVKMLEDRIAVLEGGEKGLAFGSGMAAVSAVLLGLTKSDDHILCSQGVYGCTFGLLQMMEEKYRIEHDLISMTDPEVIEAHIQPNTKVLFIETPINPTMTLVDLEMIGKIAEKHNVTVVVDNTFSTPYLQRPLEFGCHIVIHSATKYIGGHGDVVAGLVVSDAETIKFLASTTQKDIGGIMSPFDAWLLLRGLKTLPIRMDRHCDNASYIFEKLKAHPMVESIAYPGDPQFRDYMIANKQMDRPGGLISFTLKGDKKDAQNFLNTMKMIKIAVSLGDAETLIQHPATMTHAVVGEEARAKMGISDTLVRLSIGLEAKEDIWADIEQGLKAYKNSDMTETV from the coding sequence GTGAAGAAGAGGATTGAAACAGAAGTCATACATTCAGGTTACTCATCTGATCAGCATCATGGAGCATTAGCACCACCCATATATCCAACATCTACTTTTGTTTTTCCGAATGCGGAAACAGGTGAACAACGTTTTGCAGGTGAAGAAGAAGGTTATATATACTCTCGACTAGGAAATCCGACAGTTAAAATGCTTGAGGACCGTATTGCAGTACTAGAAGGTGGAGAAAAAGGTTTAGCGTTCGGATCTGGTATGGCAGCCGTTTCTGCTGTTCTACTAGGATTAACGAAATCTGATGATCACATTCTTTGTTCTCAAGGTGTATATGGTTGTACGTTCGGATTGCTACAAATGATGGAAGAGAAGTACAGAATCGAACATGACCTCATCAGCATGACAGACCCTGAAGTGATTGAGGCGCACATTCAACCGAACACTAAGGTCCTGTTTATAGAAACACCAATCAACCCAACGATGACACTTGTTGATTTAGAAATGATCGGGAAAATTGCAGAAAAGCACAATGTTACGGTTGTTGTGGACAATACGTTTAGCACGCCATACCTCCAACGACCATTAGAATTTGGTTGTCATATCGTCATTCATAGCGCGACAAAATATATCGGAGGACATGGAGATGTCGTTGCTGGACTTGTTGTAAGTGATGCAGAAACCATTAAGTTCCTAGCCTCTACTACACAAAAGGATATCGGTGGAATCATGTCGCCATTCGACGCATGGTTATTACTACGTGGATTGAAGACCTTACCGATTCGTATGGATCGACATTGTGATAACGCAAGTTACATTTTTGAAAAGTTGAAAGCACATCCAATGGTGGAATCGATCGCTTATCCAGGAGACCCTCAGTTCAGAGATTACATGATTGCAAATAAACAGATGGATCGTCCTGGTGGATTAATCAGTTTTACACTTAAAGGGGATAAGAAAGACGCTCAAAATTTCCTCAATACGATGAAGATGATAAAGATCGCGGTAAGTTTAGGCGATGCGGAGACATTGATTCAGCATCCTGCAACGATGACGCATGCTGTTGTAGGAGAAGAAGCGAGAGCGAAAATGGGAATCTCAGATACATTAGTCCGACTTTCCATCGGTCTTGAAGCAAAGGAAGATATTTGGGCAGATATCGAGCAAGGGCTAAAGGCTTATAAAAACAGTGATATGACTGAAACGGTATAA
- the hisJ gene encoding histidinol-phosphatase HisJ, translating into MNIYDGHVHTPYCPHGSKDEFRAYVEQAIQLGMSGLTFTEHAPLPDGFIDPTPEKDSGMELQSLESYITQIENLKCEYKDDLVIRTGLEVDYIEGFEQETHRFLDQFGPYLDDSILSVHFLKTPSGYHCMDYSPDVFGHLLTVLGSVEALYALYYRTLHKSIEAKLGQYKPKRIGHISLVMKFQHKYPNRHLAKKEILQTLDQIANQKLQLDYNSSGVMKPLCREPYPPDWIIEEAMKREVQLVYGSDAHRAKDLGQGFEQLKKEAPLSQP; encoded by the coding sequence ATGAATATTTATGATGGTCACGTCCACACACCATATTGTCCACATGGATCGAAGGATGAATTCCGTGCTTATGTAGAACAAGCTATTCAGCTAGGTATGAGCGGTTTAACATTTACTGAACATGCACCTCTACCAGATGGTTTTATCGACCCTACACCAGAAAAGGACAGTGGTATGGAATTACAGTCTCTTGAATCCTATATCACTCAAATTGAGAATTTGAAATGTGAATACAAGGACGACCTTGTCATACGAACAGGTCTAGAGGTTGATTATATTGAAGGCTTCGAACAAGAAACACATAGATTCCTTGACCAGTTCGGTCCTTATTTAGATGATTCCATCCTTTCTGTCCATTTCTTGAAAACACCGTCTGGTTACCATTGCATGGATTACAGCCCAGATGTTTTCGGGCATCTACTCACTGTGTTAGGTTCAGTCGAAGCACTTTATGCCCTCTATTATCGCACTTTGCATAAATCAATTGAGGCTAAATTAGGACAATATAAACCGAAGCGAATTGGACACATTAGCCTTGTCATGAAGTTTCAGCATAAATACCCAAATAGACATTTGGCTAAAAAAGAGATCTTACAGACACTCGATCAGATTGCCAATCAAAAACTCCAATTAGACTATAATAGTTCGGGTGTAATGAAGCCTTTGTGTCGGGAGCCCTATCCACCAGATTGGATCATTGAGGAAGCGATGAAAAGAGAGGTGCAACTCGTATATGGCTCAGATGCTCACCGTGCCAAAGATCTTGGTCAAGGCTTCGAGCAGTTGAAGAAAGAAGCACCGCTTTCTCAGCCTTAA